In the genome of Malania oleifera isolate guangnan ecotype guangnan chromosome 5, ASM2987363v1, whole genome shotgun sequence, the window tgtcgtcgacaacctccttctgttttcggtctccatttccctctctttattatttaaataccattttaaattcgggtcgttacattttggatTGTAATATGGATTTTGGGTATGATAGATGTAATGGTTGTGAGGTAGTACTCTGGTACGTATGGAAGGGATGGTCTTTTTGCTTTTGCCGTATGTGTTTAAAATTATGTTATAGAATGAATGTACTCGGGACCTTCTGTTGGTCTCGAGTTCTTACAAAGGTGGTATCATGGTGATCATATGATGATGTCATTTTTGTATTAATTATGGATATATGTAATGATTATTTTTGGGGGCATCACAAGTGTGGTATTAGAGCAATATATTTTTCCTACATGGCACTCTGGACCCACTTTCGGATTTGGGGTGCTACAAATGTGGTATTAGAGCAGTATGTTTTTCCTACGTGGCACTATGGACCCCACTTtcgggttcgaggcattacaCTGTAAGTTCGCGGTCGAGATCACAAATTCAAAATCACAAATTTGAGATTTTAcataaaattgaataaaattctatttatttttattcaagtttaatttttacaattttgatttcattttttcAAATGGCATATAAGTAAAacttaaaaatctattttgatattttatttatattctcTATTCTCATTACAATTCAATAAAATAAGAGGTGGCCACAACATGTTTTATTTCTCTTATTAGTTTctaatttttgttattattttttgtgATAACAATTGAAAATTGTTTGTCAATTATTATGATACACTTTTGCTACAATAAGTTATTATCTATAGTTCACTTTAGCGAATTAAATTGTTGTGTAAACAATTTTTTATGAATAGTTagaacaaaaaatttaaaataaacttaaaataaaaatgtcacaaaaatttgagaaaatctgaataaataaaaagaataaaaagaataaaaaaaaaacacagaataATCGAAACGTCGTTGTTTTGGTGAGCCATACCCATAATTCCATAAACGAGGGAGTCTGGTAAACGGCTGCTTCGCTGCTTCTACCGTCTACTTCTGAGCTCGCTCAATCCGACAGTCGAAGATGGAGAACACGGCGATTTTGAGAGAGTGGTTCGAGCGAGTCGACTCGGAGAAAACCGGAAGCATCACAGCGTCTCAGCTCAAGGTACACACGCTTCTCTCTCAAACCCTACATTCAACAATTCTCATCATCGACTCTGCGATGTTGTAGAGAGCTTTTGCTGCGGGAAACCTGGAATTCTCCGCCTCAGTTGTTCAGCAGATGATCAGGTGTCACCCTGTTTCTAGCAGGCATAAATTTTCTAACGATTTGATTATTATTGCGTACTTTTCTGATATTTTTGGGGGATTTTGTAGAATGTATGATTTTGACCGGAACGGAACAATGAGCTTCGAAGGTAAGTGGAATTGAATTGACAACGGATTTGGTCGTGCTAATGATTTTGTGCAATTTCTGACATCCATTAATTATTTGGCAGAATTTTTGGCTCTTAACAAGTTCCTTCTCAAGGTTGGTTTTTTCATCTGTGATATGTTTTcgtttagtttttatttttatttttaaaaaaaatatatattcaattcTTCACACTCGCtcacatgtatttttttttatctgtttTTGTAAATGTTAACTCTTTATCACACTATGAATTACAAATAAGTTGTTACTTGTAAGACAAATATGGTCTACTAAAATTTTTTGATTGAAACTTAGAATTTGTTTGGAGTTTGGGAAGTTCAAAAATAGACACTAACCAAAGTGTTATAGGTAATTATGGGTAAGTTATAAGTAGTTATGGATTAGTAAAAAAAGAAAGGACTTTGGCGTCATATGAGTATATGATAGTAGTGTTTGTCTTGTTTTAATGTCTTTATTCCATAATCAGTTTTTGCAGGTTAATGGGTATGGTCTTTTTACATCTGTGGGTTTCTGCGGATTACTTGCTAGAATCAGTAGACCACAAATTGTTGGGAGAACTAATTACAGGAGCTGATGTCAAATCATTTACTGAATTGCACTTGCTTGAAATGCTGAAGGATATTTTTCTATAGAGTAGCTTTTATAGACTGGGACTCATGTCACTCTCCACTTTCAGTTCTTACATATTTTCGGCATTTTACAATCCTGAAACTTGAGctgttgaatgatatgcttgcgTATAAATCTGAGAGTTATCGTATTGTTTCGCAGTTTTTTCCAGATCTCATGTTGTAGTTTCTTTTGTTTCAAGGATCGATTTCAAGTAGCAAAATGACATGTATCTTTTAGATGTTCAATGTTTATAACtactaattaaatattaatttctTTGCAGGTTCAGCAAGCATTCTCAGACTTCGAGAGGTGATTGTCGACTTATGATCCAGTAATTTACATAATTTGATGTCTgattaaattattatgacacTACATCACATGAATGCACCCTTGATCAGTGGCACACATGCGTCTCACAGTGCACCCTTGGTCATTGGCAAAGCTAGGATATTTGATTAGTTGGGGCGGCTGCCTGAGCAAgatctttttctttttgggtcAAATTAAATGACTAAAAGAAGTCATCATATAATGCACGAAAACATTGATTTAACCATAACATATGATTAATTAAATTGTCTCCACCATAGTCTTTCTAAAACAAAGTAGTTGTCCTTGATGGATTCTTATGCTTTGGAAGCATTTCATAATCAGGCCATTATTGATGCTATGAAGTACATCTTTTCAATATATTTTACCGAGTGTTCATTCTTCCAATAATTTCTTATAACTCAATTGTGCAATCAATGCTCTCTCGATACGTTCCTCAAAAAACCTGATTCGTGCGGATTCTTTCCCCAACTAACGAAGAGATCTTGGCGGAATTGCCACATATGAAATTGAACACAATTTTGCAAAGAAATAGCCCACTTGTTTCTCGAGAAGAGATGGGAAACTGCTCAATATCAGTTGATTGAATAGTTGACCCAGCTCCTTCTTGTTTGAAGGAACCCTccacttcaattggtattttttCAAGAAAAGCAGACATGAGATAACAAATCCAGTCTTTCACTAAGATTTCAAATAATTAGACATATAAATAATCAAGAATGTTTTTTCAAGCAGTAACTTTTTGCTCTCTTCACCTTTCTCTCTATGCTACTGTCTGAGTGCCcgtctttttggtgtttttcatatTTCTGTGGATTTATTTCACTAagtttaactttttaaaaaattaacctcGGTTATTTTAGTACAGCTATTGACGCTCTTTTTGAACTAGAGAATGATTGATATTGCTAAaaatcattatattttttttaattgaccCTCGCAACAACTTTTGAGTGAAGACATTGTGTAAAATGGTTTGGAACTATGAAACAATATATAGATACAACAACAAAAACTAAGCCTTATGAAACAATATATAGATGAACTCTTTTTTGGTTGACTTTACTAGGTTGCCCACACTCCACCACTGTCCTTGGTGCAGTTTTATCAATTGCTCCCCCGGCCCCCTGTCCTCCTCTTGCATTCATTATGGTCTTTGTTGGTTAACTTTTTATTAGTTTTAGGAAACTGCCACAAATGCTAACAAATGACTGAAACCATAGCTGACGTTGCTCTGCAAAGAGCAAATCATATCAGGATTTGTTGTCTTTTTcgcataatatttttttttaaatttgtttcacTCTTTACGTATCTTCTTATGCTTCGCTAAATACAATTAGCATTTAGAAACCATATTTAAAAATGACATCATTCAGGGAAAAAACATGACTGTATTTGGAATTTAGCCAGTCTATGTCTGAAACTGTTCTTTTTTGGAGTTCTATTACATTCTCGTATGATTTCGCCTGAATATATTTTTCATCATATCAATAATTCAATGTGCATAGAAATATTATGAATGAATTCTTCTTGGTATGAGATGTTGGTGATTAGAAGATTTGCCATGTGTTAAAATCATCCTGAACACTGCCTGTTCCTCTTTTTTGTTCATTGTCCCAGGGGTCGTGGATTTCTTGTTCTTGATGATGTTTACGAGGTATTGTTTAATATAGATGcctctatattttttataagttAGGTGTTTCAATTGCGCAATATGTTTTCTAGGAACTCACTCAATATCTTCAACTGGTTTTCTGACTTGTTGATGCCTAGCTGTATCGGTCAGAAGTTCAAGATGTTATATACCCCCTTTTGTTTTTTCATGCCCTCATAATGCCATAGTTGCTTCTGAATATTCGATTTTTCACGCTATAAATtgaaatactctctctctctctctctctctctctctctctctctctctctgttgttTTATCATTATTACAGGCATTGATGAAAATTGGATTCTCCTTTGACAGCCCTGCTTTTTACTCCGTCTGTGAGGTAAACATTATTCCTTTTTCACTTGAAAGAACAAGAGGCATAAattagttttctctttatattgataCTTGATGAATTGGTTTCCATGATGAGGATTCATGTTCATTGCAAGAATTTTGAGAATCTAGTGTTTCTTTATGTGAAACAATATGTTGGGTGCTTTAGAATTTGGAATGGCCATATTATGGATGTATGTAGGTTTCATCATGCACAGCTCTGATGGTCATACTCATACAGCACCAATTTGCTTATATTATCCAAATGATTAGTTTGGTGGCCTTTAATTTTCATCCTTCTCACCTCTATATCCCATCATTGTTAAGGGGGTGTGATTGGCTTGGATTGTCCAGTCGGTTTCCTTTTTAGGTGGAGTAGGCTAATGTTCATCAATGACTTGTTCTTTGGGTGAAGCCGATTTAACATGCTTCTTATGTTGGTCCTTTTCTACCACCATGTTCTGGTTTTCACATGTTGTAGTACCATCTTAATATTAATATGTTGGTACTTGGTAATTGTTATCTACATTGTAAGTCAATAATTTTAATGGCGAGACTTGAAGATGGTTTCCATATAAAACCTTTAGCATATGTCTGACTGAAAATGCTGCTTTCCTTGGTCATCCAGAGCTTTGATTCGAAGAAGAATGGGAGATTCCAGCTGGATGGCTTCATATCACTTTGTATATTTGTACAATCTGCCCGGTATGTAACTTTTACATTTACATCAATGTATTTTTCAAGTTTCCTTCCAGATTGTCGAGGCATGGTTTGTAGAGGCTAATTCATGAATCCATCAACATTTTCAAGGTCAAATTAACCAAATGATCTGTGCACATTTGCATTGGCACAAAAATTTCCTTAATATTCTGGTTATAGTTGGTTCATCCAAAATGGAACCTAGCATTTTGTGTCATTTTATTGTAATAGATGTTCCGACTTTTTGAATTGTCAGATTATTAGCTTTGGGTT includes:
- the LOC131156561 gene encoding uncharacterized protein LOC131156561 isoform X1 codes for the protein MENTAILREWFERVDSEKTGSITASQLKRAFAAGNLEFSASVVQQMIRMYDFDRNGTMSFEEFLALNKFLLKVQQAFSDFERGRGFLVLDDVYEALMKIGFSFDSPAFYSVCESFDSKKNGRFQLDGFISLCIFVQSARNLFNSFDTAKQGRVTLDLNQFIYCTANCRI
- the LOC131156561 gene encoding uncharacterized protein LOC131156561 isoform X2 is translated as MENTAILREWFERVDSEKTGSITASQLKRAFAAGNLEFSASVVQQMIRMYDFDRNGTMSFEEFLALNKFLLKVGFFICDMGRGFLVLDDVYEALMKIGFSFDSPAFYSVCESFDSKKNGRFQLDGFISLCIFVQSARNLFNSFDTAKQGRVTLDLNQFIYCTANCRI